The nucleotide window CCTTGACAATCTCGGTCGCGACGGATTTATGTTGTTCAGAACAAAAGCCGATATCAAAGCACAGTGGAAGCAGTATAAATTACCGGATGCCGGTCCAACAGAAGACAAAACCTATTTCAGCATGCCTAAGTCAGCGTTGGAGATCTATGATGCGGTAGAGATACAGCCTTCCGATCTGGCCAGCCGTGTGCCCAAACGTTTGTCTGTAGAGCTGGATGCCGGCTTTAGTTATGTGCCCAATGGAAAATATTCCAGTCAGGCCCTGCTACGTAAAACGCATAAAACGATTAACGGAAGAGTGGTGTTGCAGGATACCAATAACTCCATTCTGGACTTTGTGACGATCAAGGCTGATCCGTCCAAAAATGCATTTACCGGTAAATAGTAGTAATGAGAACGTTTTCACTGTTGTTGTTTAGTTTGATGATGTCCGCCGGCGCTTTTGCACAGCAGCAGAGCGCTGCGGACAGTATATGGTATTACGGGCCGGCTTTGGACCGCTACCGATCGTCCATGCAGTCCATCGCGGCGATGCAGCGTTATAACGTGACAGATGCCGGTATCGTTTCTCTGAAAGCAAGCAGAGAAACAGGTGGTTTCCGTTTGTCGCAGCTGCCACAACAACATTCCGTGATCACTTTTCATAGTGAGGGGATCCGGACGCTGGGTCGTTTTAAGGCATATGGTAGCTTTTCATATAGCCGTCTGAGTGATGACTCTGTAGCCTGGCAGTTGCAGGGCATGCCCGACCTTGACAGGCCCTATTACCTCGCCGCCCGTAAGGCAGGGGACTTTCAAAGGCAACGCTATCAGATCAGTGGCAGGGTATCTTATGAACTGCTGCCCGGAAAAGTGTTCGTCGGTACAGGTGTTTATTATCTCTATAATACCGCCTATCGTACACAGGACCCGCGACCGGCAGTGAAGGATTTTGAATTGAGCCTCAGCCCTGATATAGCCGTCAATGCAGGCCGTCATACATTAGGGCTGACGCCAACATGGGGGTATACCTTCGAAAAAACAGAGATTAGTTATATTAACAAGCAGTTTCAGAATAATTTCGATAGTGTGCCTGAACGCCGCACCTGGATGGTAATGGGGATGGGCTACCGGCAGCCAAGACCGGGTGGTGACAATGCTATCCGGACTACTTCCAATGTCGCCGGTATCATGCTGACGGATGTTTATTCCCGGAACGAATGGACCATTCAGGTGAGCGCCGGATACAACTGGCGCCGCTATCGTTTTGGCAGCTATCTGGAAAGTTCTCTGAATGAATCGCTCTGGGGAACCTATTCACTGGAAGATTACCAGCTGCATGCCGGTGTTTACAAAGGACAGCAGCACAGCTGGCAGCTGGCCGTCAAACGGAGTGTAGGAGATGATATCAATCGTTATCAGGTCAATAACACCGCCGCCGCGCTGAATGGTACCAACTATACCTACCGCGCTACGACCGCTTCGCTGCATTATAGTTTTGTAGCGCCCGCCGGCCGAAAAGTCACGCCAGGTATGGAAGCGGATATCAGTATGTTGTCGGTGAACAAACACGATTATATCAGCACGCAGCATCTGCAGTTTACGATGCTTGCGCCCGAAGTAGCAGGGGTATTACATGTAAACAATGCGCATGCAGACCGCTTCCGGCTGAAACTGTCTGCCGGAGCGACTTTGCCGGTACAAACCAGTGCAGGCGTATCTGCATTGCAGCTGGGAGATATGGAGCTGGACGTATTGTACCACGATTATTATTACCGGAGAAGCAAAGCACTGACGGGAGGACTTTCTGCCCAATACATGACCAGGCGATTATTGAAATCTGTCCCCGCAGGCATCAGTGCTTATATGCGTTATACACAGAGACTGGGAAATGAAAGTTATCTTTTCCCGGAAATAAGATCCGTAGGGCCTTTCAGGGCATTGTACGGTATATCATTGAATATCTATTTGTAAGGAAGCTTTTATTAAAGTAGTAATGAAGAGGACTATTGTTATTATTTCGGGTTTGTTGCTGATCATATTCGGGTCAGCACTGACTACCGGCAACGGCCATGCACAGCGGGCTGCTGACAGTCTGCGGGCATTGTATGAGAGACCAGTGCAGGAGTGGCCCAGGCCCAACATTGACACGGGCGTGGTATGGAAGGAGCTGGCAGCCATCCTGCCGGATACCATGCTGCCCCGGCTGCTGGAGCAACCGGATGTTAATCTGGGAAAGATGTTGTTTTTTGATCCGCGGCTGTCGGGCAGCAACCAGATTTCCTGCAGCAGTTGCCACGATCCGGACATGGCCTGGACAGATGGCCGGACGGTATCACTGGGCCATGATCATTTGCAGGGTACCCGCAATACCCCGTCATTGCTGAATATAGGCGTGGCACATAAAGAATTCTTCTGGGACGGACGTTCTGCTTCCCTGGAAGATCAGGCCATTAATCCCATCGCCACGCATCATGAAATGAACATGGAACCACCCCTGCTGGCAGAGAAGCTGGGAAAAATTGCCGGTTACGGAAAGTTGTTCAAACTGGCCTATGGTACAGAGAACATCACAATGGACCATATTGTGCAGGCACTGGCTGCTTTTGAAGCCACCATTAAAAGCAGGACCAGTCGTTTCGACCAGTTTGTAATGGGTAATCACAAACGGCTGACAGATGAGGAAATACAAGGTTTACATCTTTTCCGTACCAAGGCGCGCTGTATGAACTGCCACAATGG belongs to Chitinophaga sp. HK235 and includes:
- a CDS encoding DUF6850 family outer membrane beta-barrel protein, whose translation is MRTFSLLLFSLMMSAGAFAQQQSAADSIWYYGPALDRYRSSMQSIAAMQRYNVTDAGIVSLKASRETGGFRLSQLPQQHSVITFHSEGIRTLGRFKAYGSFSYSRLSDDSVAWQLQGMPDLDRPYYLAARKAGDFQRQRYQISGRVSYELLPGKVFVGTGVYYLYNTAYRTQDPRPAVKDFELSLSPDIAVNAGRHTLGLTPTWGYTFEKTEISYINKQFQNNFDSVPERRTWMVMGMGYRQPRPGGDNAIRTTSNVAGIMLTDVYSRNEWTIQVSAGYNWRRYRFGSYLESSLNESLWGTYSLEDYQLHAGVYKGQQHSWQLAVKRSVGDDINRYQVNNTAAALNGTNYTYRATTASLHYSFVAPAGRKVTPGMEADISMLSVNKHDYISTQHLQFTMLAPEVAGVLHVNNAHADRFRLKLSAGATLPVQTSAGVSALQLGDMELDVLYHDYYYRRSKALTGGLSAQYMTRRLLKSVPAGISAYMRYTQRLGNESYLFPEIRSVGPFRALYGISLNIYL
- a CDS encoding cytochrome-c peroxidase — encoded protein: MKRTIVIISGLLLIIFGSALTTGNGHAQRAADSLRALYERPVQEWPRPNIDTGVVWKELAAILPDTMLPRLLEQPDVNLGKMLFFDPRLSGSNQISCSSCHDPDMAWTDGRTVSLGHDHLQGTRNTPSLLNIGVAHKEFFWDGRSASLEDQAINPIATHHEMNMEPPLLAEKLGKIAGYGKLFKLAYGTENITMDHIVQALAAFEATIKSRTSRFDQFVMGNHKRLTDEEIQGLHLFRTKARCMNCHNGQYFTDDQYHNIGLTYYKRKYEDLGRYNVTKDPADVGRFRTPSLRDVMLTRPWMHNGLFDNIEGVINIYNSGMQMLKPRPGQENDSLFPRTDPLMKELKLTPAEKKALVAFLNAITGVPYKMRRPELPQ
- a CDS encoding DUF4876 domain-containing protein translates to MLFRTKADIKAQWKQYKLPDAGPTEDKTYFSMPKSALEIYDAVEIQPSDLASRVPKRLSVELDAGFSYVPNGKYSSQALLRKTHKTINGRVVLQDTNNSILDFVTIKADPSKNAFTGK